In Malaclemys terrapin pileata isolate rMalTer1 chromosome 11, rMalTer1.hap1, whole genome shotgun sequence, a single genomic region encodes these proteins:
- the SPP2 gene encoding secreted phosphoprotein 24, whose amino-acid sequence MKTLFIFALVMSVWSCSGLPVYDYEPSIMEEALRASIGRVNSRSQWPALFGIVRSYVRGVDLLDNNDYSIVLDFIVRETTCTKDSEKDPSLCDFRVGRYVQTAFCRSTVRVSEEQIQNLAVYCSQDGSSSESSSSEEMMFMEMMAPNRRGDSRNEAQLASEAFSAGRRGQSYKAQRQSSKANSYALE is encoded by the exons ATGAAGACCTTATTCATTTTTGCCCTTGTGATGAGTGTTTGGTCTTGTTCTG GGTTGCCGGTGTATGACTATGAACCATCCATCATGGAAGAAGCTCTGCGTGCCTCCATTGGAAGAGTGAATTCTAGATCACAATGGCCAGCCCTGTTTGGCATCGTCAGGAGCTACGTTAGAGGG GTTGACCTGTTGGATAACAATGACTACAGTATAGTGCTGGACTTCATTGTTCGAGAAACCACCTGCActaaagattcagagaaggatcCGTCCTTGTGTGACTTCAGAGTGGGACGCTATGTG CAAACGGCCTTCTGCAGAAGTACAGTGCGGGTCTCTGAAGAGCAGATACAGAACTTGGCAGTTTACTGCAGCCAGGATGGGTCCAGCTCAGAATCCTCAAGCAGCGAGGAG ATGATGTTCATGGAAATGATGGCCCCAAACAGAAGGGGTGACAGTCGCAATGAAG CTCAACTTGCTTCTGAGGCCTTCTCTGCAGGGAGAAGAGGCCAGAGCTAtaaagctcagcgccaatccaGTAAAGCCAACTCCTACGCATTGGAATAA